A single genomic interval of Nitrospirota bacterium harbors:
- a CDS encoding glutathione S-transferase family protein codes for MGFPKEQNEKGEFVRQEDLFRNWVTQNGSSGYPAEPDRYHLYVSLACPWAHRTIILRKLKGLESIIGMTVVDPIRDDRGWAFRAGPCCSEDPVNGFKFLSEAYKMTDPAFNARVTVPVLWDRKKRRIVSNSEDDIMRMFNSEFNAFTNNRLDFYPQSLRTEIDQVNDMVYPNINDGVYRAGFAATQETYEQAVYKLFDGLNQLEKRLSNQRYLVGNQLTESDWRLFPTLIRFDAVYYVHFKCNIHRMIDYQNLYGYLKELYQYDGIAETVNFDHIKRHYYMTHEDINPTRIVPVGPEMDLTAPHNRGRLKDG; via the coding sequence ATGGGTTTTCCGAAAGAACAAAATGAAAAAGGAGAGTTTGTGAGGCAGGAAGACCTCTTCCGAAATTGGGTAACCCAGAATGGTTCATCAGGTTACCCGGCGGAACCGGATCGCTACCATCTGTATGTCTCCCTAGCCTGCCCCTGGGCCCACCGGACCATTATCCTCCGAAAATTGAAAGGTCTGGAATCGATCATCGGGATGACCGTCGTCGATCCGATCCGCGATGACCGGGGATGGGCGTTTCGTGCCGGTCCATGTTGTTCGGAAGATCCCGTCAACGGATTTAAATTTTTGAGCGAAGCCTATAAAATGACTGATCCGGCTTTCAACGCCCGGGTGACTGTCCCTGTCCTCTGGGACAGGAAAAAAAGAAGGATCGTCAGCAATTCCGAAGATGACATCATGCGGATGTTTAACAGCGAATTCAACGCATTCACGAACAACAGGTTAGATTTTTATCCGCAATCACTTCGCACCGAGATCGATCAGGTTAATGATATGGTTTACCCCAACATAAACGACGGGGTCTACCGGGCAGGATTCGCGGCAACTCAGGAAACCTATGAACAGGCCGTTTATAAACTCTTTGACGGGCTCAACCAACTGGAGAAACGGCTTTCAAATCAGCGTTACCTTGTCGGCAACCAGCTTACCGAGTCCGACTGGCGGCTGTTTCCGACGTTGATCCGGTTTGACGCGGTCTATTATGTCCACTTTAAATGTAATATCCATCGAATGATCGACTATCAAAACCTTTACGGCTATTTAAAGGAGCTCTATCAGTACGACGGAATTGCGGAGACGGTCAACTTTGACCATATCAAACGTCATTATTATATGACGCATGAAGATATAAATCCGACCCGGATTGTGCCGGTAGGCCCGGAAATGGATCTCACCGC